One window of Catonella massiliensis genomic DNA carries:
- a CDS encoding immunogenic protein, protein MKRVIILLTCLILIFNITGCKKEVVVKNTIEGSRKTYSEMSDGSWTCGNYTYKNCLEISGRIPNAAVDTTFVYLSNLKEITFEQAWNASGLSSNMNDYFSLEDAVLVDVKDE, encoded by the coding sequence ATGAAAAGAGTTATTATATTATTAACCTGCCTGATTTTAATATTTAATATAACAGGCTGTAAAAAAGAAGTTGTTGTAAAGAATACAATAGAAGGAAGCCGCAAAACCTATAGTGAAATGAGTGATGGTAGTTGGACTTGTGGTAATTATACATATAAAAATTGTCTTGAAATAAGTGGTAGAATACCTAATGCTGCTGTAGACACGACCTTTGTATATCTAAGTAATCTTAAAGAGATAACATTTGAACAGGCATGGAATGCTTCTGGTCTTAGCAGTAATATGAACGATTATTTTTCTTTGGAAGATGCTGTACTTGTGGATGTTAAAGACGAATGA
- a CDS encoding GNAT family N-acetyltransferase, translating to MEIRYIDSSDDKMKISKIMEDSWKYAYRGIIPQEFLDKIPRGHWSNRLGSPGLYTMVCIKDGEYIGTASFGRARIDNCSDFGEIISIYLLPEYIGKGYGIKIMDSVINELRIHEYKEVILYVLEENTRARKFYERYGFELCNDDKEVIIGGKKLTAVRYAIRDIQ from the coding sequence ATGGAAATAAGATATATTGATTCGTCTGATGACAAAATGAAAATTAGCAAAATAATGGAGGATAGTTGGAAATATGCTTATAGAGGTATCATTCCACAGGAATTTCTAGATAAAATTCCAAGAGGACATTGGAGTAACAGATTGGGAAGTCCTGGCTTGTACACTATGGTATGCATTAAAGATGGTGAGTATATCGGGACTGCAAGTTTTGGTAGAGCAAGAATTGATAATTGCAGTGATTTTGGAGAAATAATTTCAATTTATTTGTTGCCTGAATATATAGGCAAAGGTTATGGAATAAAAATAATGGATTCAGTAATAAATGAATTAAGAATACATGAATATAAAGAGGTTATTCTTTATGTTCTTGAAGAAAATACCAGAGCCAGGAAGTTCTATGAAAGGTATGGATTTGAACTTTGCAATGATGATAAAGAAGTGATAATTGGTGGCAAGAAATTAACAGCTGTAAGATATGCCATACGAGATATACAATAA
- a CDS encoding DUF6608 family protein, which translates to MKSIWNSWLKQAVFLYSALYTFATISNSVLYLLNGYYEDPNGNWHELDRAIIVFIITLAYILVKTLKLRNYWLKALVVYVPTLLLVFVYIWVTGIREPLAANAYRDIFINYTIGYTAASVVGWFKTFIKRKNIENN; encoded by the coding sequence ATGAAATCTATATGGAACAGTTGGCTAAAGCAGGCGGTTTTTCTTTATTCCGCGTTATACACATTTGCGACAATCTCTAATAGCGTGTTATATCTTTTAAATGGATATTACGAAGATCCTAATGGAAATTGGCATGAATTGGATAGAGCTATAATTGTATTTATTATCACCCTTGCATATATCTTGGTTAAAACTTTGAAGCTTAGAAATTATTGGTTAAAGGCTCTCGTGGTATATGTTCCTACACTACTGCTAGTGTTTGTCTATATTTGGGTAACAGGGATTAGGGAACCGCTTGCAGCCAATGCATATAGAGATATATTCATAAATTATACGATAGGTTATACGGCTGCTTCTGTAGTTGGATGGTTTAAAACTTTCATTAAGCGTAAGAATATAGAAAACAATTAG
- a CDS encoding DUF6630 family protein, with amino-acid sequence MKAVVAKNKDYVNLYLEINGKKYCIYDLGYEDAIKIMRTFMQKETLPDEKSYVEVVDDENEKMQKAFVELTELLLGNTKHTKQFLKKVKPENEEDMEDAWLELYEELLRKGIAIELDWKVRKDDFMNAIKKLSKGIELEIDGEILDSEEDVPRWGKIINSIWKDYVLSDMDVGSDSYVLMILTKEDFIKAKELAREILNRIAVVEET; translated from the coding sequence ATGAAGGCAGTTGTAGCAAAAAATAAAGATTATGTGAATTTATACCTTGAAATAAACGGTAAAAAATACTGTATATATGACTTAGGATATGAAGATGCGATAAAAATAATGAGAACTTTTATGCAAAAAGAGACTCTTCCTGATGAAAAAAGCTATGTAGAAGTTGTGGACGATGAGAATGAAAAGATGCAGAAAGCATTTGTTGAATTAACAGAACTATTATTAGGAAATACTAAACATACAAAGCAATTTCTTAAGAAAGTAAAGCCTGAGAATGAAGAAGACATGGAAGATGCCTGGCTTGAACTTTATGAAGAGTTGTTGCGAAAAGGTATAGCAATAGAACTTGACTGGAAAGTAAGAAAAGATGATTTTATGAACGCAATTAAAAAACTAAGTAAAGGTATTGAACTTGAGATAGATGGTGAGATATTGGATAGTGAGGAAGATGTTCCCAGATGGGGCAAAATCATCAATTCAATCTGGAAGGATTATGTTTTATCAGATATGGATGTGGGGAGTGACAGCTATGTATTGATGATACTTACTAAAGAAGATTTTATAAAGGCTAAGGAGCTGGCAAGAGAGATATTAAATAGGATAGCAGTTGTTGAAGAAACGTAA
- a CDS encoding GNAT family N-acetyltransferase, which produces MFDFSILSTKYKVKKMGEEDAPIIFNLLSGNPLYFEYCPPKPSIESVLNDLRALPPGKSLIDKFYLGFFNDNQLVAVMDYIVSFPQEDTIFIGLFMVDIKESGKGIGSSIIDEALNVFKREGYVKVRLAYMKGNPQSSRFWQKCGFVETGIEKENEHGVAVVLEKII; this is translated from the coding sequence ATGTTTGATTTTAGTATACTATCTACAAAATACAAAGTCAAAAAAATGGGAGAAGAGGATGCTCCAATTATTTTTAATTTGTTATCCGGAAATCCATTATATTTTGAGTATTGTCCACCAAAACCAAGCATCGAATCTGTACTCAATGATTTGAGGGCACTACCACCGGGGAAGAGCTTAATAGATAAGTTTTATCTGGGATTTTTTAATGATAATCAGCTAGTGGCAGTGATGGATTATATCGTATCTTTCCCACAAGAGGATACCATTTTCATAGGATTATTTATGGTGGATATTAAAGAGTCCGGGAAAGGAATAGGCAGTTCTATAATTGATGAAGCCTTAAATGTTTTTAAGCGAGAAGGATATGTAAAAGTGAGGCTTGCCTATATGAAGGGAAACCCACAAAGCAGTAGATTTTGGCAGAAATGCGGGTTTGTTGAGACCGGAATTGAAAAGGAAAATGAACATGGAGTAGCTGTAGTTTTAGAGAAAATAATTTGA
- a CDS encoding alpha/beta fold hydrolase: MLEKKLETSLGVIHYWVNNPNKQLEITLIFLPGLTADHRLFDKQIEYFEDKFRVLVWDAPGHASSYPFKLDFDLFDEAKWLNEILIKECIDMPILIGQSMGGYLGQVYAELFPEKLKGLVTIDSPSLQRKYYTAIELWLLKIVEPIYRIYPWKKLLKEGAKGVSTTEYGRKLMFDMMMVYDGNKKRYSRLAGHGYKILASAVEKNLAYDIKCPYIIICGKEDRAGSCVRYLKSFEKNTGKSVEWIDNAGHNSNTDKPQIVNELINEFVNKSVV; this comes from the coding sequence ATGCTGGAAAAAAAGCTAGAAACTTCGTTAGGAGTAATTCATTATTGGGTAAATAACCCTAATAAACAATTAGAAATTACTCTTATATTTTTGCCTGGACTCACTGCTGATCATCGATTGTTTGATAAACAGATAGAATATTTTGAGGATAAGTTTAGAGTATTGGTTTGGGATGCACCAGGACATGCATCATCATATCCTTTTAAACTCGATTTTGATTTGTTTGATGAAGCAAAATGGCTGAATGAAATATTGATAAAGGAATGTATTGATATGCCTATATTAATTGGTCAATCAATGGGTGGATATTTAGGACAGGTTTACGCAGAATTATTTCCTGAAAAGCTAAAGGGTCTTGTTACAATTGATTCGCCCTCGCTTCAAAGGAAGTATTATACTGCAATAGAGTTATGGTTGCTAAAAATTGTGGAGCCAATTTATAGGATTTATCCTTGGAAAAAACTATTAAAGGAAGGTGCAAAAGGTGTATCAACTACTGAATATGGAAGAAAGTTAATGTTTGATATGATGATGGTTTATGATGGAAATAAAAAAAGGTACTCTCGTCTTGCCGGACATGGCTATAAAATTTTAGCAAGTGCAGTAGAAAAGAATTTAGCATATGATATAAAATGTCCTTATATTATAATATGTGGAAAAGAAGATCGTGCAGGATCTTGTGTTAGATATTTAAAATCATTTGAGAAAAATACAGGAAAGAGTGTTGAATGGATTGATAATGCAGGTCATAATTCCAATACAGACAAACCTCAGATAGTAAATGAATTGATTAATGAGTTTGTAAATAAGAGTGTTGTATAA
- a CDS encoding DUF6892 domain-containing protein: MTKEERAETWFRGIQDSELISIEEKMDICDKAAREMMTEFFWMSALGCISLLVMCGKMIFDFIVGLINYISGENAGKNYYIGIVYIGVVIVFLVIIYPLISAILDKNKYIKSEAEKIIKAIEKNKANEKYSEDFYNNMEEGYLQFDNFNFKLAIIQELMYDINVLQPEFDIYEFAKEYKGEEIDTESETVIEPALEYFKNLQIPKSLAKEVGSFYMDGGNEVYMNIIPLWDGEDGYFDLNDVSLTELRQFPNLTEATILTDDFDKIKKIFDAAGIKVELL, translated from the coding sequence ATGACAAAAGAAGAGAGAGCAGAAACGTGGTTTAGAGGTATCCAAGATTCTGAATTAATCAGTATCGAAGAAAAGATGGATATATGTGACAAGGCAGCAAGGGAGATGATGACTGAATTTTTTTGGATGTCAGCATTGGGTTGTATTTCGCTGTTAGTGATGTGTGGTAAAATGATATTTGATTTTATAGTAGGATTAATTAATTACATTTCTGGAGAAAATGCCGGAAAAAATTATTATATTGGTATTGTATATATAGGAGTGGTTATAGTCTTTTTAGTTATAATATATCCTTTAATATCTGCTATTTTAGATAAGAATAAATATATCAAATCTGAAGCAGAAAAAATTATTAAGGCTATAGAAAAAAACAAGGCGAATGAGAAATATAGTGAAGATTTTTATAATAATATGGAAGAAGGCTATCTACAGTTTGACAATTTTAATTTTAAGCTTGCAATCATCCAAGAGTTGATGTATGACATAAATGTATTACAGCCTGAGTTTGATATTTATGAATTTGCAAAAGAGTATAAGGGTGAAGAGATTGACACAGAAAGTGAAACTGTAATTGAACCTGCACTTGAGTATTTTAAGAATTTGCAGATACCTAAGAGCTTAGCAAAAGAAGTCGGATCATTTTACATGGATGGTGGTAATGAAGTGTATATGAATATCATTCCGCTGTGGGACGGCGAAGACGGATATTTTGATTTGAACGATGTAAGCCTCACGGAGCTTAGACAATTTCCAAATCTAACTGAAGCAACAATTCTGACGGATGATTTTGATAAAATAAAGAAGATATTCGATGCAGCAGGTATCAAGGTGGAATTATTATAA
- a CDS encoding DUF6630 family protein → MSIYNWIQRKLLGTYVEWWIKNPNSNHKEFHIDGINNTLKAMKDGYIYYTEIRPPHAIKGCTSMKAVVAKNKDYVNLYLEINGKKYCIYDLGYEDAIKIMRTFMQKETLPDEKSYVEVVDDENEKMHKAFVELTELLLGNTKHTKQFLKKVKPENEEDMEDAWLELYEELLKKGRAIELDWKIRKDDFMIAVNKLSTGLELEVNEEILDSDEDIPRWGKIINTQWTDYVLSAMDVGSDSYVLMILSKDNFIKAKELAKEILQRIAVIEEM, encoded by the coding sequence ATGAGTATTTATAATTGGATTCAAAGAAAATTGCTTGGGACATATGTAGAATGGTGGATTAAAAATCCAAATTCTAATCATAAAGAGTTTCATATTGATGGTATTAATAATACACTAAAAGCTATGAAGGATGGATATATTTACTATACAGAGATACGTCCGCCTCATGCGATAAAAGGCTGCACCTCAATGAAGGCAGTTGTAGCAAAAAATAAAGATTATGTGAATTTATACCTTGAAATAAACGGTAAAAAATACTGTATATATGACTTAGGCTATGAAGATGCGATAAAAATAATGAGAACTTTTATGCAAAAAGAGACTCTTCCTGATGAAAAAAGCTATGTAGAAGTTGTGGACGATGAGAATGAAAAGATGCATAAAGCATTTGTTGAATTAACAGAACTATTATTAGGAAATACTAAACATACAAAGCAATTTCTTAAGAAAGTAAAGCCTGAGAATGAAGAAGACATGGAAGATGCCTGGCTTGAACTTTATGAAGAGTTATTGAAAAAGGGTAGAGCAATTGAACTTGACTGGAAAATAAGAAAAGATGATTTTATGATTGCTGTAAATAAACTAAGTACAGGACTAGAGCTTGAAGTAAACGAAGAAATATTGGATAGCGATGAAGATATTCCAAGGTGGGGCAAAATAATTAACACTCAATGGACTGACTATGTTTTATCTGCAATGGATGTGGGTAGTGACAGCTATGTATTGATGATACTTAGTAAAGATAATTTTATAAAGGCTAAGGAACTGGCAAAGGAGATATTACAAAGGATAGCTGTTATAGAGGAAATGTAA